One genomic window of Kaistia geumhonensis includes the following:
- a CDS encoding dihydrodipicolinate synthase family protein, which yields MRLDASANGVFPISATPFADDGALDLDSAARLTDFYLGHGATGLTILGMMGEAQKLSPEESSAFMKVVLDRVAGRIPVVVGVSNPGMSAMVALAHEAMAAGAAGVMVAPQPSLKTEEQLTGYFAAVCAALGPDVPVVLQDFPLVLGVHFSVPTLEAIFARHLQIVMLKHEDWPGLSKLSRLRRGEAERGTRRLSILVGNGGLFLPQELARGADGAMTGYAYPEMLVEVVNRTRAGDIEGAEDVFDAHLPLIRHETQPGLGLAIRKEILRRRGAIASAHVRAPGPKLDALDHVELDRLMDRLEKRLAAIRRS from the coding sequence ATGCGACTTGATGCCAGCGCCAACGGCGTTTTTCCGATCTCCGCCACCCCCTTCGCCGATGACGGCGCGCTCGATCTCGACAGCGCGGCGCGGCTGACGGACTTCTATCTCGGCCACGGCGCCACCGGCCTCACCATTCTCGGCATGATGGGCGAGGCGCAGAAGCTGTCACCCGAAGAGAGCAGCGCCTTCATGAAGGTGGTGCTGGACCGTGTCGCCGGCCGAATTCCCGTCGTCGTCGGCGTCAGCAATCCAGGCATGTCGGCGATGGTCGCGCTGGCGCATGAAGCGATGGCAGCCGGCGCCGCGGGCGTCATGGTGGCGCCGCAGCCGAGCCTTAAGACAGAGGAGCAGCTGACCGGCTATTTCGCAGCGGTCTGCGCCGCGCTGGGGCCGGATGTGCCGGTCGTGCTGCAGGACTTTCCCCTCGTGCTCGGCGTTCATTTCTCGGTGCCGACGCTGGAGGCGATCTTCGCGCGCCACCTGCAGATCGTCATGCTGAAGCACGAGGACTGGCCGGGACTCTCCAAGCTCTCGCGACTGCGCCGGGGCGAAGCAGAACGGGGCACGCGGCGCCTGTCGATCCTGGTCGGCAATGGCGGTCTCTTCCTGCCGCAGGAACTCGCTCGCGGCGCCGACGGCGCCATGACCGGCTACGCCTATCCGGAGATGCTGGTCGAGGTCGTGAACCGCACCCGTGCCGGCGACATCGAAGGCGCCGAAGATGTCTTCGACGCCCATCTGCCGCTGATCCGGCACGAGACACAGCCGGGGCTCGGCCTCGCCATCCGCAAGGAAATCCTCCGCCGGCGCGGCGCCATCGCCTCTGCCCATGTCCGCGCTCCGGGACCGAAGCTGGACGCGCTCGATCATGTCGAACTCGACCGGCTCATGGACCGGCTCGAGAAGCGCCTCGCTGCGATCCGCCGAAGCTGA
- a CDS encoding GntR family transcriptional regulator has protein sequence MAALTEDDAKEAKPAAGGRAKRPAKETAAAPRRARAGKKTARASLTDRVYQLLRSDILTCALEPGRELSEAELAQRFDVSKTPVREALATLRQEGFVRTFPRRGYQVVPITFGDMSELFDLRTILEAGAAELACARITDAELDQLQKLADVVYDRAEQPSLQRFIKANRDFHAAIAKASGNERLQALIVRQMDELERFFYLGARLRDVNSETINDHQAIVEVLRKRDPDAARAIMIKHNDITREGLFKALASSRSFAQISL, from the coding sequence ATGGCGGCTTTGACCGAGGATGATGCGAAGGAGGCGAAGCCGGCGGCGGGCGGGCGCGCCAAGCGCCCGGCAAAGGAGACGGCGGCGGCGCCTCGTCGCGCCCGCGCGGGCAAGAAGACCGCCCGCGCCTCGCTGACGGATCGCGTCTACCAGCTGCTTCGCTCGGACATCCTGACCTGCGCGCTGGAGCCGGGCCGCGAGCTTTCCGAGGCCGAGCTGGCGCAGCGCTTCGACGTATCGAAGACACCGGTGCGCGAGGCGCTGGCGACGCTGCGCCAGGAGGGCTTCGTCCGCACCTTCCCGCGCCGAGGCTATCAGGTCGTGCCGATCACCTTCGGCGACATGAGCGAACTGTTCGACCTGCGCACCATTCTGGAAGCAGGTGCGGCGGAACTCGCCTGCGCGCGCATCACCGATGCCGAGCTCGACCAGCTGCAGAAACTCGCCGATGTCGTCTATGACCGCGCCGAGCAGCCGAGCCTTCAGCGCTTCATAAAGGCGAACCGCGACTTCCACGCCGCCATCGCCAAGGCGTCGGGCAACGAGCGGCTGCAAGCCCTCATCGTCCGCCAGATGGACGAGCTGGAGCGGTTCTTCTATCTCGGCGCCCGGCTGCGCGACGTGAACAGCGAGACGATCAACGATCACCAGGCGATCGTCGAGGTCCTCAGGAAGCGCGACCCGGACGCTGCCCGTGCCATTATGATCAAGCACAACGACATCACCCGCGAAGGCCTGTTCAAGGCGCTGGCGAGCTCACGCAGCTTCGCGCAGATCAGCCTCTGA
- a CDS encoding FAD/NAD(P)-binding protein: MNEMRHAAIGVADDYARALSARLELDHAALRSGLKPPYCPPPLADAGARLDVLTRRVRHDLAILNYPKDDWVLPRSHPAGHHVHDVVIVGGGQCGMTVAFALMRDRVSNIVILDRAPKGREGPWVTYSRMWTLRSPKHVTGPDLGVPSLAPRSWFEAVFGEEGWEQLGKWPRQAWQAYLDWYGAALELPIRNETEVTGFSDEDGLVRLEIRGGEHVYARKVVLATGLEGIGDWHVPPFIREKMPRGRYTLATDDVDSLDWKGSRVAMLGAGATAWDRAADLLELGASALTLYMRRPQILTANPFRYLEKAGYLRHFASMSDADKWRWIQAVFRFGQPPTQDGVDRCAAFANFRLHGGASWSDVEETAEGVRVTGSDGSIAMFDHLFIGCGFSMDPRNRPELAPLADNIATWADRFTPPEDQPDSWLITYPYLNRDLSFVEKVPGRTPVLRNMFCFNYGATVTNAHSGASLSGLRYGIEPLIHGITYALWVEDEPVHYERTRSWSVIDTDPAPLAGHLWRPDD, encoded by the coding sequence ATGAATGAGATGCGGCACGCAGCGATCGGGGTGGCGGACGACTATGCCCGTGCCCTTTCGGCGAGGCTGGAGCTCGATCATGCGGCGCTCAGAAGCGGGCTGAAGCCGCCCTATTGCCCACCTCCGCTCGCCGATGCCGGCGCGCGTCTCGATGTGCTAACGCGGCGGGTGCGCCACGACCTTGCCATTCTCAATTATCCCAAGGACGACTGGGTTCTGCCGCGCAGTCATCCCGCCGGTCATCACGTTCATGACGTGGTCATCGTCGGCGGCGGCCAGTGCGGCATGACGGTCGCCTTCGCGCTGATGCGCGACCGCGTCTCCAACATCGTCATCCTCGACCGGGCGCCGAAAGGCCGCGAGGGGCCGTGGGTCACCTATTCGCGCATGTGGACACTGCGCTCGCCCAAGCACGTCACCGGGCCCGATCTCGGCGTGCCTTCGCTTGCGCCGCGGTCCTGGTTCGAGGCGGTGTTCGGCGAGGAGGGCTGGGAACAGCTCGGCAAATGGCCGCGTCAGGCGTGGCAGGCCTATCTCGACTGGTATGGCGCGGCGCTGGAGCTGCCGATCCGCAACGAGACCGAGGTCACCGGCTTCTCGGACGAAGACGGTCTGGTCCGCCTCGAGATCCGAGGCGGCGAACACGTTTATGCGCGCAAGGTCGTGCTGGCGACCGGCCTCGAGGGCATCGGCGACTGGCATGTGCCCCCCTTTATCCGCGAGAAGATGCCGCGCGGTCGCTATACTCTCGCCACGGACGACGTCGACAGCCTCGACTGGAAGGGAAGCCGCGTCGCCATGCTCGGCGCCGGTGCCACAGCCTGGGACCGGGCCGCCGACCTCCTGGAACTCGGCGCCTCGGCGCTGACGCTCTATATGCGCCGTCCGCAGATTCTGACCGCCAATCCGTTCCGCTATCTGGAAAAGGCCGGCTATCTGCGCCACTTCGCGTCCATGTCGGATGCCGACAAATGGCGGTGGATCCAGGCCGTGTTCCGCTTCGGCCAGCCCCCGACGCAGGATGGCGTCGACCGCTGCGCCGCCTTCGCCAATTTCCGCCTGCATGGCGGCGCCTCCTGGTCCGATGTCGAGGAGACGGCGGAGGGCGTCCGCGTGACGGGCAGCGACGGCTCGATCGCGATGTTCGACCATCTCTTCATCGGCTGCGGATTCTCCATGGACCCGCGCAACCGGCCGGAACTGGCCCCGCTCGCCGACAACATCGCGACCTGGGCGGACCGCTTTACGCCGCCGGAAGACCAGCCGGATTCCTGGCTGATCACCTATCCCTATCTCAACCGCGATCTTTCCTTCGTCGAGAAGGTGCCGGGCCGGACGCCGGTGCTTCGCAACATGTTCTGCTTCAACTACGGCGCCACCGTCACCAATGCCCATTCGGGCGCGTCGCTGTCCGGGCTTCGCTACGGTATCGAGCCGCTCATCCACGGCATCACCTATGCGCTCTGGGTCGAGGACGAGCCGGTCCATTACGAGCGCACGCGCAGCTGGTCGGTCATCGACACCGACCCCGCGCCGCTCGCCGGCCATCTCTGGCGCCCGGACGACTAG